The genomic stretch GAGCAGATGCCCGGCCAGAAGAGCCGCTGGTACGAGTGGCCGTATGTCGAAGGACTGCGCCTCGACGAAGCCATGAACGATTTGGCGATCCTGGCGACGGGCCTGTATGGAAAATCCCTGCCCTCCCAGAATGGCGCCCCCCTGCGGCTGGTCGTCCCGTGGAAGTATGGCTTCAAGAGCATCAAAGGCGTCGTCAAGATCGATTTGGTGGCTGAGCCACCGACGTCGCTGTGGATGGCTGCCGCGCCGAGCGAGTACGGTTTCTATGCCAATGTCAATCCCGATGTCGATCACCCCCGCTGGTCGCAGGCCTCCGAGCGGCGCATCGGCGAAATCAGCCGGCGCGACACGCTGATGTTCAATGGCTACGAGGAGGAAGTTAGCGGCATGTACTCGGGGATGGATCT from Anaerolineales bacterium encodes the following:
- the msrP gene encoding protein-methionine-sulfoxide reductase catalytic subunit MsrP encodes the protein EQMPGQKSRWYEWPYVEGLRLDEAMNDLAILATGLYGKSLPSQNGAPLRLVVPWKYGFKSIKGVVKIDLVAEPPTSLWMAAAPSEYGFYANVNPDVDHPRWSQASERRIGEISRRDTLMFNGYEEEVSGMYSGMDLSANY